In Tsuneonella dongtanensis, a single window of DNA contains:
- a CDS encoding ABC transporter substrate-binding protein, producing the protein MKALAAACLLLAGCAASPHERAGGGRPTIVSLNPCTDAILAEVADPEQILAVSHYSHDPRATSMPLAQARRFRATGGTVEEVLALDPDVVVGSSFMAPATRAAFERLGVQVETVGIASTVEASAAQVRQLAALAGHPARGEAVVGKIDAALAATRAEGEPVPAILWQPDGIVPGEDALVTALMRHVGFASQSAARGMGQADYLSLERLLADPPRVLLVAGSERGQRHPALDALPEMDRASLDPALLYCGGPTIVRAVERLAEIREGVS; encoded by the coding sequence GTGAAGGCACTCGCCGCCGCCTGCCTGCTCCTCGCGGGATGCGCGGCATCCCCGCACGAGCGCGCGGGTGGCGGTCGTCCGACCATCGTCAGCCTCAATCCATGCACCGACGCGATCCTCGCCGAGGTCGCCGATCCGGAGCAGATCCTGGCGGTGAGCCACTACAGCCACGATCCCCGCGCGACCTCGATGCCGCTCGCCCAGGCGCGGCGGTTTCGTGCGACCGGGGGGACGGTGGAGGAAGTGCTCGCGCTCGATCCCGATGTCGTCGTCGGGTCGAGCTTCATGGCACCCGCCACCCGCGCGGCATTCGAGCGGCTGGGCGTGCAGGTCGAGACCGTGGGGATCGCCTCGACGGTCGAGGCCAGCGCGGCGCAAGTGCGGCAGCTCGCCGCGCTGGCGGGCCATCCGGCGCGCGGCGAAGCCGTCGTGGGAAAGATCGACGCCGCGCTCGCCGCGACGCGGGCCGAGGGCGAACCCGTGCCCGCGATCCTCTGGCAGCCCGACGGCATCGTACCGGGCGAGGATGCGCTGGTGACCGCGCTGATGCGCCATGTCGGGTTCGCCAGCCAGAGCGCGGCGCGCGGCATGGGACAGGCGGACTACCTTTCGCTCGAACGCCTGCTTGCCGATCCGCCGCGCGTGCTGCTGGTCGCGGGAAGCGAGCGCGGGCAGCGCCACCCGGCGCTCGATGCGCTGCCGGAGATGGACCGCGCCTCGCTCGATCCGGCGCTGCTCTACTGCGGCGGGCCGAC